In Trueperella pecoris, the DNA window CGGAAAGGACAAGGTTTCCCATCAGTACGACTACTCGTTTTCGGGGGTGAAGACGGCTGTTGCTCGCCACGTCGAGGGTCTCCAGGCTCGCGGCGAGGAGCTGCCGAAGGCGGACATCGCGGCGAGTTTCTCGTTTGCGGTGTGTGACGTGTTGGTGGAGAAGGCGTTTGCCGCATGCCAGACGCACGGATGCGACACGCTCGTGGTCGGCGGTGGTTTTTCGGCAAACTCGATGCTGCGTGCCATGGCTGACGAGCGGGCGAAGGAGCTCGGTGTCACCGTGCGCATCCCTCCGATCCGCTACTGCACCGATAACGGCGCGATGATTGCGGCCCTGGGATGGTCGGTGGCCAATAGCGGCGAAGTTTCGTCGCCGCTGGACATCACGGTCAACACGGGTCTGCCTCGTGAGACGATCGTGGTTCGCTAATTGGCGAGAAAACGACGCCGTCTGTGGCCCCGGCTGGCAGACGGCGTCGTTAGTTGATTTCTAGAGCAAAAGCAGTGAGAGAGCCATGACGGCCATGCCAGCGATGAGGCCGAAGATCGCGTGATGGTGCTTGCCGAATTTTTCGGCCGATGGCAGTAGCTCGTCGAGCGAAATGTAGACCATGACGCCGGCGACGGCGGCGAGGGTGACGCCGAAGATGGTGTCGTTCATGACTTCGCGCAAGATGAGGTAACCCAGGACGGCGCCGACTGGCTCGGATAGGCCGGAGGCGAAGGACAAGCCGAAGGCCTTCTTGCGTGAGCCGGTTGCGAAGTATATCGGCACAGAGACGGCGATACCTTCGGGGATGTTGTGGATCGCGATGGCGATAGCGATAGGTACCGCTGTCTCGATGTCGTAAAGGCCGGAGACGAAGGTGGCGAAGCCTTCGGGGAAATTGTGAATGGCCAGCGCTAGGGCCGTCATGACGCCCATCCGCATGAGTTTGGCCTGGGTTTCGCCTTCTTTTTTGATGACGAGTGTCGGCTCGCCGGGGGAGGAGAGAAAGTCTGTTGAGGTGTGGAACTCGTGGGGGTTGGAGACCTCCGGCACGAGCCAGTCGATGACGGCAATGACGCCGATGCCTGCGAAGAACCCTGCGACGGTGAGCCACTGAGCGCTCGTGTTGCCGCCGAGGATCTCGGTTGCCGTGGGCATCATTTCAGTGAAGGACACGTACAACATGACACCGGCCGAGAATCCCAGTGCGAGGGAGAGCAGACGCGGTGTTGGTTTGCGGATGAGGAAGGCGATTGCTGCGCCGATTCCGGTGGCCAAACCGGCGAGCACGGTCAGCGCGAGTGCAAAGATTTCATTCGGCATGGATCCCTCGTTTCGGTTTGCCGAAAAGTCTTCTGGGTATTGCCGCGCAAGTCAAGCGACGGCGTCGTGAACCGAGCGCTCGCAGAGGAAGATGCGGTGCTTACCGGTGATGGTCGGCGTGGCGATGAGCGTGGCCTGCCCGGATAGCTTGGGGTTGAGTTTGAGCTTCTTGCGGAAAACTTCCGGGTCGAGGGGCGTGCCGCGTTTTTTGATCTCCACGCGGCCGATACCGAGCCTTGTCAGTGCCTTGCGAAGCGGTGCTGGCTCGGTGGTGAATACGTCGCGAATGGTGAAGGCAGTGAGGAAGGGCGAATCGATGGGGGTATCGCCGGTGAGGTAGGCGATGGAGTCTGCGATGGGTGCGATGCCGAACTCCTCGCACAGGGAGGCGATGGCGCCGGAGCGAATGATGGCCGGATCGGGTTCGAAGATGAACCGGCCCGGCTCGCGAGGCGCGACGACGACGTGCGGGGTGCGCGGGTCGCTCACGCCCGCGCCGCGTGTGGCGGAATTGGTGCCGGTGAGGACGAGGGCGCGGCGCCCGGGCGTCGGTGCCGCTTTGCCCAGCCAGATGATGGCTTCGATGAGCGTGCCGTCTGCGGAGATCCATTCGACGCAGGCGTCCGAGGGGAGCGCCTCGTAGTCAATGCCGGGGGCGATCTTGATGCCCGCGGAATCGAAGCGCGAGGCGATGTCGATGGCCTGGCTGAGCTTCGGGGACCACTCTTCGGGGTTCTTCAGGCGATGCCCCTTGCTGCGCCGGGCGGGGTCGATCCAAATGGCGTCGGCACCGAGTGAGACGAGGTCGACGTCAAAGGCGTTTGCCTCGATGACGTGTGCCTCGGGGAAAGGCGTGAGGTTGATGTACGCGGCGGCGGCCGCTTCGGGATCCATCTCGATGGAGGACGTGCGCAGGCCAAGCCCCGCAAATGCCATGGAGTCGGCACCGATTCCGCACCCCATGTCGATGACGTGCGTCGCGCCCGCTTCGCGCAGGCGGGCCGCGTGGAATGCGCCAACACTGAGGCGGGTGGCTTGCTCGAGGCCGTCTTGGGTGAAGAGCATGCGGCTGGCGAAGGGACCAAATTTTTCGCGGCCGCGCTCGCGCAGGCGACTTTGGGTGAGCGCGGCGGCGATGAGGTCGCGATCGTAGCCATCGCGCGTCAGGCGTTCTGTCAGGGTCAAGACGCTCAATGAGTCGTAGGGCGGGAGGGTTTCGAGAAGGTCCCATCCGGCAGAGCTGAGGAGTTTGTGGAATGACACGATCCCATCGTCTCATAATCGGGACGCACCGGTTTGGCGGAGGTTGGGGGAGCGTTCGCGAGGAGCGAGGCGACGTGGTTGGCACTCGCCTTGATCGAGTGCCAAAAGGGCGTTAATCTTTATTTCGGTAGCAAACGCTACGAACTGGTGTTGACCGGCCCCCGCGACGGCGGTTAGCCAGCGAGAAGTTTTTGAGATAGAAGGAGGAACCGCATGACGGTCTCCATTAAGCCGCTTGATGACCGCATCGTCATCCAGCAGGTTGAAGCTGAGGAAACCACCGCGTCTGGCCTTGTTCTGCCGGACACCGCTAAGGAGAAGCCCCAGGAGGGCAAGGTCGTGGCTGTGGGCCCGGGCCGCATTGATGACAACGGTAACCGCGTGCCCATGGATCTCGCTGTGGGTGACACCGTGATTTATTCCAAGTACGGAGGCACCGAGGTCAAGTACGGCGCGGATGAGTACATCATTCTCTCCCAGCGTGACGTTCTGGCGGTTGTGACCCGCTAGTTTCCGCTCATGAAGACGAGAACATCCCCCGGAGTCTGCTCCGGGGGATGTTCTATTGGTGAGCGTCCCTAACCCCTGCGAATACCGATTCTCGTCGGGTTCGCCGCGAAATACAGGCTTTTGCGCAGAGGTTAGGGACGCGGGCACACTATTCCTATGTGATATGCGACATAGTATTGTGGCAGAGGGAAGGAGATAGGTGACGCCATGAAAAGGACTTGCGCGATTCTTTGCGGCTGCCTCCTCTTGAGCGCGTGTGCGAGTGGGAATGCGGGCATTGGCGTTCAACGACTAAGAAGCAACGCGATCACCACTGACGATGGCTATGCTGCGATGGAGGATAGGTATGAGGTGACGATAGCTGAGAAGACCTATGCCCTTGCTTCCGATGCTTGGTTGCCTGACGAGGAAGGCGCTTTGCGTCAGTTTTATGAAGAACAACGAGCCGGTCTCGAGCGGATTGGCGCCATGGTCGGGTTCCAAGAATTGTCGGACGCTAACGCGGAGGATTACGCTGCGCGGGTCATCCCGATCGTTGCTGCGACCGAGCATGAGGGGCAAGAGGTGACGGAACAAGATCGGCAGTATGCCCGAGAGATTCTCCACATGTGCTTCTTGCTTTCCGGTGATGAGAAAGCGCGTGGGCTGCGCAAAACGTTGGATGAGATTGTCGGGCTGGATCCCGCTTCTGACGCTTTTGCCTCGCACATTGAGCGGCTATCTGAATATCTTCCGGTACTCGCAGCCGATAACGGGCAGTTCGTGCGTGATGCCTGGGATATCTCGCTCAAACGGCGTAGTGAAGGTACCTGAGAGCGCGCTGTCCTAATAATGAGACGAATAACCGGAGATCCGTCCCGACCAGCGAGACATAATTTGCTTCCTCGGTTTCCTTGAGATGAAATAACGACGTCGGCGCCCAGTCGGCATCGCCAAACAGGGGGAGAAACAGTGCTCAAGGTGGGAATCGTCATGGGAAGCGCGAGTGATCTTCCCATCGTTCGCAAAGCGGCCAACATGCTGGACACCTTGGAAGTTCCCTACGAGGTTCACGTGTTCTCGGCGCATCGCACGCCTGATCAGGCGGCCGAATTTACCCGCAACGCGCGCGAGAACGGGATCGGCGTCATCATCGCCGCTGCAGGAATGGCCGCACACTTGGCTGGCGCCGTCGCCGCCAACACCACACTGCCTGTCATTGGCATCCCGCTGACCTCCTCCCACCTCGACGGCATGGATGCTCTGCTCTCCACCGTTCAGATGCCGCCGGGAATGCCCGTCGCCACCGTTGCCATCAATGGGGCGAAGAACGCGGCCATCCTCGCCGCGCAGATCATTGCACTCACCGATCCACAGCTTGTCGCGCGTATCGAGGCTGACCGCGAGGCCACGCGCGCTTCCATCCTCGAAAAGAACGCGGTAGTAGAAGCCGAATTCAACTAAACCAGAGGGCGCCGAGCAGGCGCCCTCATATTTTTCTTCGCAGGCCACACATTCACAGGCCCACCCACCACACAAAGGAATCGAACATGTACGGACCTCAACTTTATGAAGGCAAGGCAAAGAAGGTTTACGCAACGGACAACCCCGCCCACGTCGTCGTGTCCTATAAGGACGACGCTACCGCTTTCGACGGCCAGAAGAGGGGCACCATCGCGGGCAAGGGCGTGGTCAACAACCGCATGTCGAACCTCGTGATGCGCGTCCTTGAGGAGCACGGGGTGCCCACACACTACGTCGAGGAACTCAATGAGCGTGACACGGTCGTGAAGAAGGTGGACATCGTCCCGCTCGAGGTCATCATCCGCAACGTGTCGGCTGGCTCGTTTGCCAAGCGCTACGGCGTGGAGGAGGGCATCGTCTTCGACGCCCCCACGATCGAGTTCTCCTACAAGGACGACGCCCTGGGAGACCCACTCATCAACTCCTACCATGCGCTTGCCCTGAAGCTGGCTAGCCCTGAGGAGATCGAGAAGATCAAGGACTACACCTTCACGGTCAACCGCGTCCTCACGGAGTATTTTGCCACCCTCAACCTGCGTCTCGTGGACTTCAAGGTTGAGTATGGTCGTCTGGCCG includes these proteins:
- the zupT gene encoding zinc transporter ZupT, which produces MPNEIFALALTVLAGLATGIGAAIAFLIRKPTPRLLSLALGFSAGVMLYVSFTEMMPTATEILGGNTSAQWLTVAGFFAGIGVIAVIDWLVPEVSNPHEFHTSTDFLSSPGEPTLVIKKEGETQAKLMRMGVMTALALAIHNFPEGFATFVSGLYDIETAVPIAIAIAIHNIPEGIAVSVPIYFATGSRKKAFGLSFASGLSEPVGAVLGYLILREVMNDTIFGVTLAAVAGVMVYISLDELLPSAEKFGKHHHAIFGLIAGMAVMALSLLLL
- a CDS encoding class I SAM-dependent methyltransferase, with translation MSFHKLLSSAGWDLLETLPPYDSLSVLTLTERLTRDGYDRDLIAAALTQSRLRERGREKFGPFASRMLFTQDGLEQATRLSVGAFHAARLREAGATHVIDMGCGIGADSMAFAGLGLRTSSIEMDPEAAAAAYINLTPFPEAHVIEANAFDVDLVSLGADAIWIDPARRSKGHRLKNPEEWSPKLSQAIDIASRFDSAGIKIAPGIDYEALPSDACVEWISADGTLIEAIIWLGKAAPTPGRRALVLTGTNSATRGAGVSDPRTPHVVVAPREPGRFIFEPDPAIIRSGAIASLCEEFGIAPIADSIAYLTGDTPIDSPFLTAFTIRDVFTTEPAPLRKALTRLGIGRVEIKKRGTPLDPEVFRKKLKLNPKLSGQATLIATPTITGKHRIFLCERSVHDAVA
- the groES gene encoding co-chaperone GroES translates to MTVSIKPLDDRIVIQQVEAEETTASGLVLPDTAKEKPQEGKVVAVGPGRIDDNGNRVPMDLAVGDTVIYSKYGGTEVKYGADEYIILSQRDVLAVVTR
- the purE gene encoding 5-(carboxyamino)imidazole ribonucleotide mutase, with translation MLKVGIVMGSASDLPIVRKAANMLDTLEVPYEVHVFSAHRTPDQAAEFTRNARENGIGVIIAAAGMAAHLAGAVAANTTLPVIGIPLTSSHLDGMDALLSTVQMPPGMPVATVAINGAKNAAILAAQIIALTDPQLVARIEADREATRASILEKNAVVEAEFN
- the purC gene encoding phosphoribosylaminoimidazolesuccinocarboxamide synthase, whose translation is MYGPQLYEGKAKKVYATDNPAHVVVSYKDDATAFDGQKRGTIAGKGVVNNRMSNLVMRVLEEHGVPTHYVEELNERDTVVKKVDIVPLEVIIRNVSAGSFAKRYGVEEGIVFDAPTIEFSYKDDALGDPLINSYHALALKLASPEEIEKIKDYTFTVNRVLTEYFATLNLRLVDFKVEYGRLADGTIVLADEISPDTCRLWDLDTGEKLDKDRFRRDLGGVEEAYAEVMKRALAK